A region from the Tachyglossus aculeatus isolate mTacAcu1 unplaced genomic scaffold, mTacAcu1.pri scaffold_108_arrow_ctg1, whole genome shotgun sequence genome encodes:
- the LOC119922568 gene encoding olfactory receptor 4C11-like, with product MAIPNNVTEFVLLGLTQNPEKQNVIFAVFLIFYLATLFGNFLTVLTIKTSPTLESPMYYFLAYLSFSGACFSSTTAPKLIVDSLSDKRTITSGGCMTQLFALHFFGCMEILVLILMAYDHYVAICKPLLYTTIMNQYLCGFLVGLAWVVSFLHSSAQLFLTLSLPFCGPNVIDHYLCDVQPLMKFSCSDTHLANLLFVSNSGAICTSSFVVLMASYVVILYYLRSKGAEGRCKAPSTCSSHILVVTLFFGPCIFIYARPQTTFSMDKLVSVFYMIVTPLFNPLIYTLRTAEVKNAMGKLWSRKVLPGELLARF from the coding sequence ATGGCTATCCCAAACAATGTTACAGAATTTGTACTGTTGGGACTGACccagaacccagagaagcagaacGTCATCTTTGCTGTCTTCTTGATATTTTACTTGGCTACACTGTTTGGAAACTTCCTCACTGTGTTGACCATCAAGACTAGCCCAACTCTTGAATCACCTATGTACTATTTCCTGGCCTATTTGTCATTTTCAGGTGCCTGTTTCTCCTCTACCACGGCCCCCAAATTGATTGTAGACTCTCTCTCAGATAAGAGGACCATAACTTCTGGGGGCTGCATGACCCAACTCTTTGCACTCCATTTCTTCGGCTGCATGGAAATCCTGGTCCTCATTCTGATGGCCTATGACCACTACGTGGCCATTTGTAAGCCCCTcctctacaccaccatcatgaatcAGTATCTGTGTGGCTTTCTGGTGGGCTTAGCCTGGGTAGTGTCTTTCTTGCATTCTTCTGCCCAGCTTTTCCTCACCCTGAGCCTACCATTCTGTGGTCCCAATGTGATCGATCATTATTTATGTGATGTGCAACCTTTGATGAAATTCTCCTGCTCCGACACTCACTTGGCAAACCTGCTGTTTGTTTCCAACAGTGGGGCCATCTGTACCTCGAGTTTTGTTGTGCTTATGGCATCCTATGTGGTCATCTTGTACTATCTGAGGTCCAAAGGGGCTGAAGGAAGATGTAAAGCCCCGTCCACCTGCAGCTCCCACATTCTTGTGGTCACCTTATTCTTTGGTCCCTGTATATTCATATACGCCCGGCCCCAAACCACCTTCTCTATGGATAAATTGGTGTCAGTCTTTTATATGATCGTTACTCCCTTGTTTAACCCTTTGATCTACACTTTGAGGACcgcagaggtgaaaaatgccatgggAAAATTATGGAGCCGAAAAGTGCTTCCTGGGGAGTTATTAgcaagattttga